One Lasioglossum baleicum chromosome 6, iyLasBale1, whole genome shotgun sequence genomic window carries:
- the LOC143209289 gene encoding diacylglycerol kinase eta isoform X4 — protein MSPKQQRTRSRFKVITPFRSLVLCGESRQEMEDWLNALRTVTESRAQADSGITEMLTGNHQWYATSHARPTYCNVCRDTLYGVTSHGLSCEICKYKVHKQCSIKAINNCKWTTLASIGKDIIEDQDGNITMPHQWMEGNLPVSSKCSVCEKTCGSVLRLQDWRCLWCRATVHTACRPAISVKCPLGPAKLSVVPPTALHSIGSDEAWEAIRPIGCSPLLVFVNSKSGDNQGVKFLRRFKQLLNPAQVFDLIKGGPGPGLRLFRHFDPFRILVCSGDGSVGWVLSEIDRLGMHKQCQVGVLPLGTGNDLARVLGWGSSCDDDTHLPQLLEKYEKAGTKMLDRWSIMTFERSISLPCHKTALKSSIVHQYENNVITHVTNILQSDQDNIDLSSIQILCDTVKDFASHIVENINLKDQQVEDKCRVLQQKLDLFLQTLCKEEGYLSEYPEETDNNDLNADACLPLESYEKGALEKPEKDITNLKKVLRGRRFVEREIVMSRANSLKRFIRHLVEYLQLTVDDHINTHTKHTSKTTDATASLDDTTILNSVSNKKQQMDIPGLKFEHNEILSVEPLIESIKSTEDSACNLSPTPNVASLSPMPDLRRDSQPEELLTLPAPDGFADSRRNSENLPQGPFNFHESISVYTQEETEINVSNYQHESNNIEVSSEVQTSVTKTNFDTSSDDATIQDTIISPDTDSIHSRHVSPEHEQKFENRSKMDTPRGSCSNSIASTDSINSDTSDLKSYIMRNSESEIVRIGSDIFDSTKRSDSSEIGHIDSPDNSEMFTSEVQNSESLIDDLSSLGQDLISTMIGEKYDSVRECLESEHVEKPQKYCSLAQFVEGNDIARRSFKKPAKTFTVIERENKVKPKLGSLEQSTVDAVKSNDSQDVKTSDLLSPVCCFTVSSDTTPTNEKPNHFPPTISVIINPPSPSMSIESQHDLDTAYKMSPYLRRHNGESMEKLSVELPDAGFSPQATRRISSGSLLKASEVVSLAATAARLGGSNASLRHERVKSFDKTEDAKKLPIINPLVRLSMWPNVSGGTGLISQALLANADALCAAVSPLMDPDETLMEGYFERCVMNNYFGIGIDAKISLDFHHKREEHPEKCRSRAKNYMWYGVLGSKQWLQKTYKNLEQRVQLECDGQRIPLPSLQGIVVLNIPSFMGGTNFWGGTKEGDLFLAPSFDDRILEVVAVFGSVQMAASRLINLQHHRIAQCQTVQINILGNEGVPIQVDGEAWIQPPGIIRIIHKNRMQMLYRNRALETSLKTWEEKQRSTLTAISQSTSTLSSAQMHSQSKSSLSTHTKPSHLNDEEMYILLGFIEVVTTLVKWVKLLIISHPSLEADLYQVATRTDQALEQVHPDGKILQGTNLRPVVTELVSSARQLYEDSCELLRDKAYNLRLREDLENKLSFSLANMEQELKKCVFDEGGTGLVYLQCLPPDDQGDKKNRHRGLFWLKFRRLGGNTGTHPARDQVTTWGVQEVCSWLENLQLGEYTDKFVSHDIRGRELLTLARRDLKELGITKVGHVKRILQAIHDLNN, from the exons ATGTCACCAAAGCAACAGAGAACCCGTTCTCGATTCAAG GTGATAACCCCGTTTCGATCACTGGTTCTCTGTGGCGAAAGTAGACAAGAAATGGAAGATTGGCTGAACGCATTGAGAACAGTAACAGAGAGTCGTGCTCAGGCCGATTCTGGAATTACAGAAATGCTTACTGGTAATCATCAGTGGTATGCAACAAGTCATGCAAGACCAACATATTGTAATGTTTGCAGAGACACACTTTACG GTGTTACCTCCCATGGATTAAGTTgtgaaatatgtaaatataaagtTCATAAACAATGTAGTATAAAAGCAATAAATAATTGCAAGTGGACTACATTGGCATCTATTGGCAAGGACATTATTGAGGACCAAGATGGG AACATTACTATGCCGCATCAATGGATGGAAGGCAATTTACCAGTATCCTCAAAATGTTCTGTATGCGAAAAGACTTGTGGCTCTGTGCTCAG ACTTCAAGATTGGAGATGTTTATGGTGTAGAGCTACAGTTCATACAGCATGCAGACCTGCCATAAGTGTTAAATGTCCATTAGGACCAGCTAAATTGAGTGTAGTTCCTCCTACAGCACTTCATAGTATAG GTAGCGATGAAGCTTGGGAAGCTATTAGACCTATTGGGTGCAGTCCACTTTTAGTATTTGTAAATAGTAAATCTGGTGACAATCAAGGTGTTAAATTTCTTAGaagatttaaacaattattaaacCCTGCACAAGtatttgatctaataaaaggaGGACCAGGACCAGG GTTGAGATTATTTCGTCACTTTGATCCATTTCGAATATTGGTGTGCAGTGGTGACGGATCCGTTGGTTGGGTTCTTTCTGAGATAGATCGCTTAGGGATGCAT AAGCAGTGCCAAGTTGGAGTTCTACCTTTGGGAACAGGAAATGATCTGGCACGTGTATTAGGTTGGGGGTCTTCTTGTGATGATGATACTCATTTACCCCAGTTGTTAGAAAAATATGAGAAAGCAGGCACGAAAATGCTCGATCGATGGAGTATTATGACTTTTGAACGTAGCATATCTTTGCCATGTCACAAAACTGCTTTAAAGTCCAGTATTGTCCATCAATACGAAAACAATGTTATTACTCATGTAACAAACATTTTACAGTCGGATCAGGACAATATAGATTTATCTAGTATTCA aattttgtgtgacacagtaaaagattttgcGTCGCACAtagtagaaaatataaatttaaaggaCCAACAAGTGGAAGACAAGTGTAGGGTACTTCAGCAAAAGCTTGATTTGTTTTTACAAACGTTATGCAAGGAAGAAGGATATTTAAGTGAATATCCTGAAGAAACGGATAATAATGATCTAAATGCTGATGCTTGTCTACCACTTGAAAGCTATGAGAAAGGTGCGTTAGAGAAACCAGAAAAAGACATAACGAATTTAAAAAAAGTTCTAAGAGGGAGGCGTTTTGTAGAGAGAGAAATTGTAATGTCAAG agCGAATAGCTTAAAAAGATTTATAAGACATCTTGTAGAGTATTTACAATTGACTGTAGACGATCATATTAATACACACACTAAACATACTTCCAAAACAACAGATGCAACTGCTTCACTGGATGATACTACAATCTTGAATTCTGTATCAA ATAAAAAGCAACAAATGGATATTCCTGGCTTAAAATTTGAACATAACGAAATCTTATCTGTGGAGCCGTTAATAGAATCTATAAAAAGTACAGAAGATTCGGCGTGCAATCTTAGTCCTACTCCTAATGTGGCGTCTTTAAGCCCAATGCCAGATCTTAGAAGAGATTCACAGCCTGAAGAGTTGTTAACATTACCTGCTCCCGATGGGTTCGCTGACAGTAGAAGAAACAGTGAAAATTTACCACAAGG CCCATTTAATTTCCATGAGTCTATATCTGTATACACTCAAgaagaaacagaaattaatgtgtctaattATCAACACGAGTCTAACAATATAGAAGTTTCATCAGAAGTTCAAACAAGTGTTACAAAAACAAACTTTGATACAAGTTCGGATGACGCTACTATACAAGATACTATTATTTCACCTGATACAGATTCAATTCATTCACGACACGTGTCCCCAGAGCATGAACAAAAGTTCGAAAACAGAAGTAAAATGGACACACCTAGAGGTAGTTGTAGTAATAGTATTGCTAGTACAGATAGCATAAACTCAGATACTTCGGATTTGAAAAGTTATATAATGCGAAatagtgaaagtgaaattg TTCGCATAGGTAGTGACATATTCGATTCCACCAAAAGATCTGACAGCTCTGAAATTGGGCATATCGATTCACCTGATAATTCAGAAATGTTTACCAGCGAAGTACAAAATTCTGAAAGTTTAATTGACGACTTAAGTTCTCTCGGACAAGATTTAATAAGCACAATGATCGGGGAAAAATATGATTCTGTTAGAGAATGTTTAGAGTCTGAGCATGTAGAGaaaccacaaaaatattgtaGTTTAGCTCAGTTTGTAGAAGGCAATGATATTGCCAGAAGATCATTTAAGAAACCAGCAAAAACTTTCACAGTTATCGAAAGAGAG AACAAAGTCAAGCCTAAATTAGGATCACTCGAACAAAGTACTGTAGATGCTGTCAAATCTAACGACTCCCAAGATGTCAAAACATCTGATCTATTAAGTCCGGTTTGTTGTTTTACTGTTTCTTCGGACACCACTCCAACAAATGAAAAACCTAATCATTTTCCACCTACAATAAGTGTTATAATTAATCCTCCAAGTCCATCTATGTCCATTGAAAGTCAGCATGATTTGGATACAGCATATAAAATGAGTCCGTATTTACGACGACATAACGGTGAAAGTATGGAAAAAT TAAGCGTTGAACTACCAGACGCTGGCTTTTCTCCTCAAGCAACTCGTCGAATTAGTAGCGGCAGTTTATTAAAAGCATCAGAAGTTGTTTCCTTAGCTGCTACAGCCGCGCGACTTGGCGGTTCTAATGCAAGTTTACGCCATGAAAGAGTAAAATCGTTCGATAAAACCGAAGATGCTAAAAAACTTCCTATCATTAATCCATTAGTTCGATTGTCTATGTGGCCCA acGTTAGTGGAGGAACAGGTCTCATTAGCCAAGCATTACTTGCAAACGCAGATGCACTTTGTGCAGCAGTGTCACCATTAATGGACCCAGATGAAACTTTAAT GGAGGGCTATTTCGAAcgttgtgttatgaacaattattttGGAATTGGCATAGATGCTAAAATTAGTCTTGATTTTCATCACAAGAGAGAAGAGCATCCAGAAAAATGTCGGTCACgagcaaaaaattatatgtGGTACGGCGTACTGGGATCTAAACAATGGTTACAGAAAACGTACAAAAACCTCGAACAAAGAGTGCAACTAGAATGTGATGGTCAACGGATACCATTACCTTCTCTGCAAGGAATAGTTGTACTAAACATTCCAAG ttTTATGGGTGGCACAAATTTTTGGGGTGGCACCAAGGAAGGAGATTTATTTTTAGCACCCTCGTTCGATGACCGTATACTAGAAGTTGTTGCGGTATTCGGTTCTGTTCAAATGGCTGCGTCAAGACTTATCAATTTGCAACACCACAGAATCGcgcagtgtcaaacagttcaaaTTAATATTCTGGGAAATGAAGGTGTGCCTATACAAGTTGACGGTGAAGCCTGGATTCAACCACCTGGAATTATACGCATCATACACAAAAATCGTATGCAAATGCTTTATAGAAATAGG GCTCTTGAGACATCTTTAAAAACGTGGGAGGAGAAACAGCGTAGTACGCTCACTGCAATATCCCAATCAACATCTACATTGAGTAGCGCACAAATGCATTCGCAATCTAAGTCCAGTTTATCGACACATACAAAGCCGTCGCATTTAAATGATGAAGAAATGTATATTTTGCTTGGGTTCATCGAAGTGGTTACAACTTTGGTTAAATGGGTCAAACTACTCATTATATCGCATCCTAGTTTAGAAGCAGATTTATATCAAGTTGCAACACGAACAGATCAGGCGCTTGAGCAAGTACATCCGGACGGAAAAATTTTACAGGGA ACCAATTTGAGACCAGTCGTAACAGAATTGGTTTCAAGTGCAAGACAACTTTACGAAGACTCTTGCGAATTACTTAGAGATAAAGCATATAATTTA AGATTGCGAGAAGATTTAGAAAATAAGTTATCTTTTTCCTTGGCCAATATGGAACAAGAATTGAAGAAATGTGTATTTGACGAAGGAGGCACAGGATTAGTATATTTACAATGTTTGCCACCTGATGATCAG GGAGATAAGAAAAATCGCCATAGAGGTTTATTCTGGTTGAAGTTCCGGCGGTTAGGAGGTAACACTGGAACGCATCCTGCTCGGGATCAAGTTACAACGTGGGGTGTTCAAGAAGTGTGCTCTTGGTTAGAGAATCTTCAATTGGGCGAATACACTGACAAGTTCGTTTCTCACGACATACGAGGTAGGGAATTGTTAACATTAGCCCGTAGAGATCTCAAAGAACTTGGTATTACTAAGGTAGGGCATGTAAAACGAATCTTACAAGCGATTCATGATTTAAATAATTAG
- the LOC143209289 gene encoding diacylglycerol kinase eta isoform X1: MSPKQQRTRSRFKVITPFRSLVLCGESRQEMEDWLNALRTVTESRAQADSGITEMLTGNHQWYATSHARPTYCNVCRDTLYGVTSHGLSCEICKYKVHKQCSIKAINNCKWTTLASIGKDIIEDQDGNITMPHQWMEGNLPVSSKCSVCEKTCGSVLRLQDWRCLWCRATVHTACRPAISVKCPLGPAKLSVVPPTALHSIVNKCLIGSDEAWEAIRPIGCSPLLVFVNSKSGDNQGVKFLRRFKQLLNPAQVFDLIKGGPGPGLRLFRHFDPFRILVCSGDGSVGWVLSEIDRLGMHKQCQVGVLPLGTGNDLARVLGWGSSCDDDTHLPQLLEKYEKAGTKMLDRWSIMTFERSISLPCHKTALKSSIVHQYENNVITHVTNILQSDQDNIDLSSIQILCDTVKDFASHIVENINLKDQQVEDKCRVLQQKLDLFLQTLCKEEGYLSEYPEETDNNDLNADACLPLESYEKGALEKPEKDITNLKKVLRGRRFVEREIVMSRANSLKRFIRHLVEYLQLTVDDHINTHTKHTSKTTDATASLDDTTILNSVSNKKQQMDIPGLKFEHNEILSVEPLIESIKSTEDSACNLSPTPNVASLSPMPDLRRDSQPEELLTLPAPDGFADSRRNSENLPQGPFNFHESISVYTQEETEINVSNYQHESNNIEVSSEVQTSVTKTNFDTSSDDATIQDTIISPDTDSIHSRHVSPEHEQKFENRSKMDTPRGSCSNSIASTDSINSDTSDLKSYIMRNSESEIVRIGSDIFDSTKRSDSSEIGHIDSPDNSEMFTSEVQNSESLIDDLSSLGQDLISTMIGEKYDSVRECLESEHVEKPQKYCSLAQFVEGNDIARRSFKKPAKTFTVIERENKVKPKLGSLEQSTVDAVKSNDSQDVKTSDLLSPVCCFTVSSDTTPTNEKPNHFPPTISVIINPPSPSMSIESQHDLDTAYKMSPYLRRHNGESMEKLSVELPDAGFSPQATRRISSGSLLKASEVVSLAATAARLGGSNASLRHERVKSFDKTEDAKKLPIINPLVRLSMWPNVSGGTGLISQALLANADALCAAVSPLMDPDETLMEGYFERCVMNNYFGIGIDAKISLDFHHKREEHPEKCRSRAKNYMWYGVLGSKQWLQKTYKNLEQRVQLECDGQRIPLPSLQGIVVLNIPSFMGGTNFWGGTKEGDLFLAPSFDDRILEVVAVFGSVQMAASRLINLQHHRIAQCQTVQINILGNEGVPIQVDGEAWIQPPGIIRIIHKNRMQMLYRNRALETSLKTWEEKQRSTLTAISQSTSTLSSAQMHSQSKSSLSTHTKPSHLNDEEMYILLGFIEVVTTLVKWVKLLIISHPSLEADLYQVATRTDQALEQVHPDGKILQGTNLRPVVTELVSSARQLYEDSCELLRDKAYNLRLREDLENKLSFSLANMEQELKKCVFDEGGTGLVYLQCLPPDDQGDKKNRHRGLFWLKFRRLGGNTGTHPARDQVTTWGVQEVCSWLENLQLGEYTDKFVSHDIRGRELLTLARRDLKELGITKVGHVKRILQAIHDLNN, from the exons ATGTCACCAAAGCAACAGAGAACCCGTTCTCGATTCAAG GTGATAACCCCGTTTCGATCACTGGTTCTCTGTGGCGAAAGTAGACAAGAAATGGAAGATTGGCTGAACGCATTGAGAACAGTAACAGAGAGTCGTGCTCAGGCCGATTCTGGAATTACAGAAATGCTTACTGGTAATCATCAGTGGTATGCAACAAGTCATGCAAGACCAACATATTGTAATGTTTGCAGAGACACACTTTACG GTGTTACCTCCCATGGATTAAGTTgtgaaatatgtaaatataaagtTCATAAACAATGTAGTATAAAAGCAATAAATAATTGCAAGTGGACTACATTGGCATCTATTGGCAAGGACATTATTGAGGACCAAGATGGG AACATTACTATGCCGCATCAATGGATGGAAGGCAATTTACCAGTATCCTCAAAATGTTCTGTATGCGAAAAGACTTGTGGCTCTGTGCTCAG ACTTCAAGATTGGAGATGTTTATGGTGTAGAGCTACAGTTCATACAGCATGCAGACCTGCCATAAGTGTTAAATGTCCATTAGGACCAGCTAAATTGAGTGTAGTTCCTCCTACAGCACTTCATAGTATAG taaataaatgtttaatagGTAGCGATGAAGCTTGGGAAGCTATTAGACCTATTGGGTGCAGTCCACTTTTAGTATTTGTAAATAGTAAATCTGGTGACAATCAAGGTGTTAAATTTCTTAGaagatttaaacaattattaaacCCTGCACAAGtatttgatctaataaaaggaGGACCAGGACCAGG GTTGAGATTATTTCGTCACTTTGATCCATTTCGAATATTGGTGTGCAGTGGTGACGGATCCGTTGGTTGGGTTCTTTCTGAGATAGATCGCTTAGGGATGCAT AAGCAGTGCCAAGTTGGAGTTCTACCTTTGGGAACAGGAAATGATCTGGCACGTGTATTAGGTTGGGGGTCTTCTTGTGATGATGATACTCATTTACCCCAGTTGTTAGAAAAATATGAGAAAGCAGGCACGAAAATGCTCGATCGATGGAGTATTATGACTTTTGAACGTAGCATATCTTTGCCATGTCACAAAACTGCTTTAAAGTCCAGTATTGTCCATCAATACGAAAACAATGTTATTACTCATGTAACAAACATTTTACAGTCGGATCAGGACAATATAGATTTATCTAGTATTCA aattttgtgtgacacagtaaaagattttgcGTCGCACAtagtagaaaatataaatttaaaggaCCAACAAGTGGAAGACAAGTGTAGGGTACTTCAGCAAAAGCTTGATTTGTTTTTACAAACGTTATGCAAGGAAGAAGGATATTTAAGTGAATATCCTGAAGAAACGGATAATAATGATCTAAATGCTGATGCTTGTCTACCACTTGAAAGCTATGAGAAAGGTGCGTTAGAGAAACCAGAAAAAGACATAACGAATTTAAAAAAAGTTCTAAGAGGGAGGCGTTTTGTAGAGAGAGAAATTGTAATGTCAAG agCGAATAGCTTAAAAAGATTTATAAGACATCTTGTAGAGTATTTACAATTGACTGTAGACGATCATATTAATACACACACTAAACATACTTCCAAAACAACAGATGCAACTGCTTCACTGGATGATACTACAATCTTGAATTCTGTATCAA ATAAAAAGCAACAAATGGATATTCCTGGCTTAAAATTTGAACATAACGAAATCTTATCTGTGGAGCCGTTAATAGAATCTATAAAAAGTACAGAAGATTCGGCGTGCAATCTTAGTCCTACTCCTAATGTGGCGTCTTTAAGCCCAATGCCAGATCTTAGAAGAGATTCACAGCCTGAAGAGTTGTTAACATTACCTGCTCCCGATGGGTTCGCTGACAGTAGAAGAAACAGTGAAAATTTACCACAAGG CCCATTTAATTTCCATGAGTCTATATCTGTATACACTCAAgaagaaacagaaattaatgtgtctaattATCAACACGAGTCTAACAATATAGAAGTTTCATCAGAAGTTCAAACAAGTGTTACAAAAACAAACTTTGATACAAGTTCGGATGACGCTACTATACAAGATACTATTATTTCACCTGATACAGATTCAATTCATTCACGACACGTGTCCCCAGAGCATGAACAAAAGTTCGAAAACAGAAGTAAAATGGACACACCTAGAGGTAGTTGTAGTAATAGTATTGCTAGTACAGATAGCATAAACTCAGATACTTCGGATTTGAAAAGTTATATAATGCGAAatagtgaaagtgaaattg TTCGCATAGGTAGTGACATATTCGATTCCACCAAAAGATCTGACAGCTCTGAAATTGGGCATATCGATTCACCTGATAATTCAGAAATGTTTACCAGCGAAGTACAAAATTCTGAAAGTTTAATTGACGACTTAAGTTCTCTCGGACAAGATTTAATAAGCACAATGATCGGGGAAAAATATGATTCTGTTAGAGAATGTTTAGAGTCTGAGCATGTAGAGaaaccacaaaaatattgtaGTTTAGCTCAGTTTGTAGAAGGCAATGATATTGCCAGAAGATCATTTAAGAAACCAGCAAAAACTTTCACAGTTATCGAAAGAGAG AACAAAGTCAAGCCTAAATTAGGATCACTCGAACAAAGTACTGTAGATGCTGTCAAATCTAACGACTCCCAAGATGTCAAAACATCTGATCTATTAAGTCCGGTTTGTTGTTTTACTGTTTCTTCGGACACCACTCCAACAAATGAAAAACCTAATCATTTTCCACCTACAATAAGTGTTATAATTAATCCTCCAAGTCCATCTATGTCCATTGAAAGTCAGCATGATTTGGATACAGCATATAAAATGAGTCCGTATTTACGACGACATAACGGTGAAAGTATGGAAAAAT TAAGCGTTGAACTACCAGACGCTGGCTTTTCTCCTCAAGCAACTCGTCGAATTAGTAGCGGCAGTTTATTAAAAGCATCAGAAGTTGTTTCCTTAGCTGCTACAGCCGCGCGACTTGGCGGTTCTAATGCAAGTTTACGCCATGAAAGAGTAAAATCGTTCGATAAAACCGAAGATGCTAAAAAACTTCCTATCATTAATCCATTAGTTCGATTGTCTATGTGGCCCA acGTTAGTGGAGGAACAGGTCTCATTAGCCAAGCATTACTTGCAAACGCAGATGCACTTTGTGCAGCAGTGTCACCATTAATGGACCCAGATGAAACTTTAAT GGAGGGCTATTTCGAAcgttgtgttatgaacaattattttGGAATTGGCATAGATGCTAAAATTAGTCTTGATTTTCATCACAAGAGAGAAGAGCATCCAGAAAAATGTCGGTCACgagcaaaaaattatatgtGGTACGGCGTACTGGGATCTAAACAATGGTTACAGAAAACGTACAAAAACCTCGAACAAAGAGTGCAACTAGAATGTGATGGTCAACGGATACCATTACCTTCTCTGCAAGGAATAGTTGTACTAAACATTCCAAG ttTTATGGGTGGCACAAATTTTTGGGGTGGCACCAAGGAAGGAGATTTATTTTTAGCACCCTCGTTCGATGACCGTATACTAGAAGTTGTTGCGGTATTCGGTTCTGTTCAAATGGCTGCGTCAAGACTTATCAATTTGCAACACCACAGAATCGcgcagtgtcaaacagttcaaaTTAATATTCTGGGAAATGAAGGTGTGCCTATACAAGTTGACGGTGAAGCCTGGATTCAACCACCTGGAATTATACGCATCATACACAAAAATCGTATGCAAATGCTTTATAGAAATAGG GCTCTTGAGACATCTTTAAAAACGTGGGAGGAGAAACAGCGTAGTACGCTCACTGCAATATCCCAATCAACATCTACATTGAGTAGCGCACAAATGCATTCGCAATCTAAGTCCAGTTTATCGACACATACAAAGCCGTCGCATTTAAATGATGAAGAAATGTATATTTTGCTTGGGTTCATCGAAGTGGTTACAACTTTGGTTAAATGGGTCAAACTACTCATTATATCGCATCCTAGTTTAGAAGCAGATTTATATCAAGTTGCAACACGAACAGATCAGGCGCTTGAGCAAGTACATCCGGACGGAAAAATTTTACAGGGA ACCAATTTGAGACCAGTCGTAACAGAATTGGTTTCAAGTGCAAGACAACTTTACGAAGACTCTTGCGAATTACTTAGAGATAAAGCATATAATTTA AGATTGCGAGAAGATTTAGAAAATAAGTTATCTTTTTCCTTGGCCAATATGGAACAAGAATTGAAGAAATGTGTATTTGACGAAGGAGGCACAGGATTAGTATATTTACAATGTTTGCCACCTGATGATCAG GGAGATAAGAAAAATCGCCATAGAGGTTTATTCTGGTTGAAGTTCCGGCGGTTAGGAGGTAACACTGGAACGCATCCTGCTCGGGATCAAGTTACAACGTGGGGTGTTCAAGAAGTGTGCTCTTGGTTAGAGAATCTTCAATTGGGCGAATACACTGACAAGTTCGTTTCTCACGACATACGAGGTAGGGAATTGTTAACATTAGCCCGTAGAGATCTCAAAGAACTTGGTATTACTAAGGTAGGGCATGTAAAACGAATCTTACAAGCGATTCATGATTTAAATAATTAG